Proteins from a single region of Platichthys flesus chromosome 16, fPlaFle2.1, whole genome shotgun sequence:
- the cdc42ep1b gene encoding cdc42 effector protein 1b translates to MSLGKLPGIKGLVSSSQGKSRFKSDLSVDMISPPMADFRHTMHVGRGGDVFGDTSFLSNYGGVREPGSPDSTSSSKTTGFFTRTFKHVRKNSVPRPLRGSRDLSPPPDISPIIKNAISLPQLNMDPPNGCMKRMFPSSTEDSLCTYGLQSGFVTLPRLSRLDRQFQDGDVQRGSLTDGSGSTMTRSDSLASFTVDLGPSLMSEVLGLIDDPHYFQMSNHSPAAEEEDEEEEDEDSLTETPVQSPEATSPNPSMSSGSFSRTRRPGSCNRDEQEEDRGSLRTPDASTGSPQRVESVMEAEKFLRAADVLSRHYGGGSFSKGTKMSSTTPPPALSSSRKTPYGITEEEEEIKV, encoded by the exons ATGAGTCTGGGAAAACTGCCAGGGATTAAGGGCCTTGTGTCCAGCTCGCAGGGGAAGAGCCGGTTCAAGAGCGACCTCTCTGTGGACATGATCAGCCCGCCAATGGCCGACTTCCGACACACCATGCACGTTGGCCGCGGCGGGGACGTGTTCGGGGACACTTCCTTCCTCAGTAACTACGGGGGGGTCAGGGAGCCTGGAAGTCCAGATTCCACGAGCAGCTCCAAGACGACGGGTTTCTTCACACGCACCTTCAAGCACGTCCGGAAGAACTCTGTGCCACGGCCGCTCAGGGGCTCCCGGGACCTGTCCCCGCCGCCGGACATCTCCCCCATCATCAAGAACGCCATCTCCCTGCCCCAGCTGAACATGGACCCTCCCAACGGGTGCATGAAGAGGATGTTCCCCAGCTCCACAGAGGACTCCCTCTGCACATATG GTCTTCAGTCTGGATTCGTCACCCTGCCCCGCCTCTCTCGCCTCGACAGACAGTTTCAGGACGGAGACGTGCAGAGAGGCTCTCTAACCGATGGCAGCGGCAGCACCATGACCCGCTCGGACTCCCTCGCCTCGTTCACCGTGGACCTCGGGCCGTCTCTCATGTCTGAGGTGCTCGGCTTGATTGACGACCCCCACTACTTCCAGATGTCCAACCACAGCCCGGccgctgaggaggaggatgaggaagaggaagatgaggactCTCTGACAGAGACGCCTGTGCAGAGCCCTGAGGCGACGTCTCCCAACCCGTCCATGAGCAGCGGGTCGTTCAGCAGGACGAGACGGCCAGGCAGCTGTAACAgggacgagcaggaggaggacagggggtCTCTGAGGACACCGGACGCGTCCACTGGGTCCCCACAGCGAGTGGAGTCGGTCATGGAGGCTGAAAAGTTCCTGAGGGCGGCGGACGTGCTCTCTCGCCATTACGGCGGGGGGTCCTTCTCGAAGGGGACGAAGATGAGCAGCACCACCCCCCCACCTGCTCTGTCCTCCAGCCGCAAAACACCATACGGCAtcaccgaggaggaggaggagatcaaagTGTAG
- the LOC133970796 gene encoding galectin-2-like codes for MSLQLEMKNVNLQTGDQLKIKGILLHDAERFQIDLGSDEDNLALHFNPRFHDDCDGAVLVCNSKSEGCWGDEQRDTHNPLQRGAELKIVLKLTGDMFEVELPDGNEVQFPNRVAMGVFDYIRIIGDIKLKSIKISQ; via the exons ATGAGCTTG CAACTGGAAATGAAGAATGTGAATCTGCAAACTGGCGATCAGCTGAAAATCAAAGGAATACTTCTGCATGATGCTGAAAG ATTCCAGATCGACCTCGGCAGCGATGAAGACAACCTGGCTCTTCACTTCAACCCCCGGTTCCACGACGACTGCGACGGAGCTGTGCTCGTGTGCAACTCCAAGTCGGAAGGCTGTTGGGGCGACGAGCAACGGGACACACACAACCCTCTGCAGAGGGGAGCAGAACTCAAG ATCGTGTTGAAGTTGACCGGAGACATGTTCGAGGTGGAACTCCCTGATGGGAACGAAGTCCAGTTCCCGAACCGTGTGGCCATGGGCGTCTTCGACTACATCCGAATCATCGGGGACATCAAGCTGAAGTCCATAAAGATCAGCCAATAG
- the pick1 gene encoding PRKCA-binding protein, whose amino-acid sequence MFTDMDYELEEDKLGIPTVPGTVCLKKDPNNLIGISIGGGAQYCPCLYIVQVFDNTPAALEGTLAAGDEITGVNGKPVKGKTKVEVAKMIQVVQEEATIHYNKLQADPKQGKSLDIVLKKVKHRLVENMSSGTADALGLSRAILCNDGLVKRLEELEKTAELYKGLMEHTKRLLRAFFELSQTHRAFGDVFSVIGVREPQAAASEAFVKFADAHRNIEKYGIQLLKTIKPMLHDLNTYLHKAIPDTKLTIRKYLDVKFEYLSYCLKVKEMDDEEYSSIAIGEPMYRVSTGNYEYRLVLRCRQEARARFAKMRKDVLEKIELLDQKHVQDIVFQLQRFVSGMSHYYDECYAVLKEADVFPIEVDLSRTMINYCSQSLTYTEDEEEDEDGRGGEEGGGSSADGQTENGAEKLIDDE is encoded by the exons ATGTTCACAGACATGGACtacgagctggaggaggacaagCT AGGGATACCAACAGTACCTGGTACTGTGTGTCTGAAGAAAGATCCGAACAACCTTATTGGCATCAGCATTGGTGGGGGCGCCCAGTACTGCCCTTGCCTCTACATTGTCCAG GTCTTCGATAACACCCCAGCAGCTCTGGAGGGGACGCTGGCAGCAGGAGATGAAATCACAGGTGTGAACGGGAAACCAGTGAAGGGGAAGACTAAAGTGGAGGTGGCCAAGATGATTCAAGTTGTGCAG gaagAAGCAACGATCCACTACAACAAACTGCAGGCAGATCCAAAACAGGGGAAGTCTCTGGATATAG tgctgAAAAAGGTCAAACATCGGCTGGTAGAGAATATGAGCTCAGGCACCGCAGACGCTCTGGGACTCAGCAGAGCTATTCTCTGCAACG ATGGACTTGTCAAAAGACTGGAAGAGCTGGAGAAAACAGCAGAGCTCTACAAAG GGCTGATGGAGCACACGAAGAGGCTGCTCAGAGCTTTTTTTGAGCTTTCTCAGACTCACAGAG CGTTTGGTGACGTTTTCTCTGTCATCGGCGTTCGAGAGCCCCAGGCGGCGGCCAGCGAGGCGTTTGTGAAGTTTGCTGATGCTCACCGCAACATTGAGAAATATGGAATTCAGCTGCTAAAGACCATTAAACCC ATGCTCCATGACCTGAACACGTACCTTCACAAGGCCATACCGGACACGAAGCTCACCATCCGCAAGTACCTGGACGTGAAGTTTGAGTATCTG TCGTACTGTCTGAAGGTGAAGGAAATGGACGATGAAGAATACAGCAGTATT GCCATCGGAGAGCCCATGTATCGCGTGAGCACCGGTAACTACGAGTACCGCTTGGTGCTGCGGTGTCGGCAGGAGGCCCGGGCCCGCTTCGCCAAAATGAGGAAGGACGTCCTGGAGAAGATCGAGCTGCTGGATCAGAAACACG TCCAGGACATCGTGTTCCAGCTGCAGCGCTTCGTCTCCGGCATGTCGCACTACTACGACGAGTGCTACGCCGTCCTGAAGGAGGCGGACGTGTTCCCCATCGAGGTGGACCTCTCCCGCACCATGATCAACTACTGCAGCCAGTCGCTGACCTACacggaagatgaagaggaggacgaggacggaAGAGGCGGAGAGGAAGGAGGCGGCAGCAGCGCAGACGGTCAAACAGAGAACGGCGCAGAGAAACTGATCGATGAtgaatga